From Amphiprion ocellaris isolate individual 3 ecotype Okinawa chromosome 2, ASM2253959v1, whole genome shotgun sequence, a single genomic window includes:
- the LOC111588586 gene encoding uncharacterized protein LOC111588586 yields the protein MVSDFFFTQNMSIQGLPEMKGYDPLDTTLKFVTRRDDLDPISSDDDSLRAEMSCGHAVTPESLTQWCRNLLDQGHYTFKCPALVEGTTRCNKAWSYQEVRRLADLSVEEMQHFEDNMARMAAARHCEFQPCPQCKTNMERKDLSNLCVTCIICTADQGGTYQFCWQCQKPWKGSAPRSDRCGNDDCINRDLQLLQTCKSIDLPEVAGVTSCPSIRLCPTCGMKIEHNRQNCKNFICPRCHKEFCFVCLKLTRQCCKTSSPFRICPGGVAPRQTSIPVWQRK from the exons AtggtttcagatttttttttcacacagaaCATGAGCATTCAGGGCCTACCAGAGATGAAGGGCTATGACCCACTAGATACCACCCTCAAGTTTGTCACCAGGAGGGACGACTTGGATCCAATTT CCTCAGATGATGACTCTCTCAGAGCAGAGATGTCCTGCGGCCACGCCGTCACTCCTGAATCTCTAACACAGTGGTGTCGCAACCTGCTGGACCAG gggcattacacatttaaatgcCCTGCACTGGTAGAGGGGACCACAAGGTGCAATAAGGCGTGGTCGTACCAAGAGGTGCGCAGACTGGCAGATTTATCTGTTGAGGAAATGCAGCACTTTGAGGACAACATGGCCCGCATGGCTGCTGCTAGACACTGCGAGTTTCAGCCA TGTCCCCAgtgcaaaacaaacatggagAGGAAGGATCTTTCCAACCTGTGTGTCACATGTATCATATGCACAGCTGATCAGGGGGGAACCTATCAGTTCTGCTGGCAGTGTCAGAAGCCATGGAAGGGCTCAGCTCCTCGATCGGACCGCTGTGGCAACGATGACTGCATCAACAGGGACCTGCAACTGCTGCAGACATGCAAATCCATCGACCTGCCGGAGGTGGCGGGCGTCACCAGCTGCCCCTCTATCCGACTCTGTCCTACATGTGGCATGAAGATAGAACATAAtagacaaaactgcaaaaattttATATGTCCTCGATGTCATAAGGAGTTCTGCTTTGTTTGCCTGAAACTAACGCGGCAATGTTGCAAGACCAGTTCACCATTCAGAATCTGCCCAGGCGGTGTAGCTCCAAGACAGACTTCTATTCCGGTATGGCAGAGAAAATGA